A stretch of Plesiomonas shigelloides DNA encodes these proteins:
- a CDS encoding VirK/YbjX family protein, which produces MNHLLFSPELCPSLRNTDTPITSAGVRMLFNLSSGRLTQQGCLHHPKNRIKFFLRSLLTFPWTLRWLSTIGQTDALCSLAQKEPSVALRLHRPYLSRGLNLSQRLNLLSQHYQLLLNHLPSDVVQACLSNEGFTLAELEGKSGEFYPVQISALHSFDKEGELSLRLYNPQGQVLVTVTFNLIELEGRPAIYIGGLQGPRQSTPHEVIKVATKDLHGLFPKKLAIDALAAFVMALDGQQIIATSNQTHIYRSLRYRKTIQADYDSFWETFAGEALNSGHYRLALPLPRKALQDVVSKKRGEYQRRYALIDHMSNEITLKMHNKSAIIRTP; this is translated from the coding sequence ATGAACCACCTGCTTTTTTCACCTGAACTTTGCCCTTCCCTACGTAATACTGATACCCCAATAACGTCTGCCGGTGTGCGGATGCTGTTTAACCTCAGTAGTGGTCGCCTGACTCAGCAAGGTTGTTTGCATCATCCTAAAAATCGGATCAAGTTTTTCCTGCGCTCATTGCTCACCTTTCCGTGGACGCTACGCTGGCTGAGTACGATTGGCCAAACCGATGCGCTGTGCTCGTTGGCGCAAAAAGAGCCGTCGGTTGCCTTACGTTTGCATCGCCCTTACTTAAGCCGAGGCTTGAATCTGAGCCAGCGCCTAAATTTACTCAGCCAGCACTATCAACTGCTGCTAAATCATCTGCCAAGTGATGTGGTACAAGCGTGCTTGTCCAATGAGGGTTTTACGCTGGCAGAGCTGGAAGGCAAATCAGGGGAGTTTTATCCGGTACAGATCTCCGCGCTGCACTCATTTGATAAAGAAGGCGAGCTATCTTTACGCTTATACAACCCGCAGGGACAAGTACTAGTCACCGTCACCTTCAATTTGATTGAGCTGGAAGGTCGCCCGGCTATCTATATTGGTGGCTTACAGGGACCGCGCCAAAGTACGCCTCATGAAGTGATCAAAGTCGCAACCAAAGATTTACACGGTTTGTTCCCGAAAAAATTGGCGATTGATGCCCTCGCAGCCTTTGTCATGGCTCTGGATGGTCAGCAAATTATCGCCACCAGCAACCAGACGCATATCTACCGTTCACTGCGCTATCGCAAGACCATTCAAGCGGATTACGACAGTTTCTGGGAAACGTTTGCCGGCGAAGCACTCAACTCCGGCCATTACCGATTGGCACTGCCTCTGCCGCGCAAAGCACTGCAAGATGTGGTGAGTAAAAAACGCGGCGAATATCAGCGCCGTTATGCACTAATAGATCACATGAGTAACGAAATTACTCTAAAAATGCATAATAAATCTGCTATTATCCGCACGCCCTGA
- the pfkB gene encoding 1-phosphofructokinase — MQRVIAVTLNPAIDLTGNIDELHPGELNLVNDFSRHCAGKGINVARILADLGADVTVTGFLGNNNQMGFESLFEQKGLKDQFLRVDGRTRVNIKLAESNTRTTEINFPGFHVDTAIQQRLFDQLRHQAGPDSLFILSGSLPQGVEPWFYAELIRALRAKGATVYFDSSSAALTEGVKAGPHLIKPNLKELSHWCGKEITTLEQALPFAHQLHQNGVAQVVISASCQGAITVSGQGVFRSMPPKVNVVSEVGAGDTLVAGLAWAAIKGWDIAQGLRFATALASWTVSDHGVHVPSMEALDYVLNNTQVESL; from the coding sequence ATGCAGCGCGTCATTGCGGTAACGTTAAATCCGGCTATCGACCTCACCGGTAACATTGATGAATTACACCCGGGTGAGCTGAATCTGGTTAATGATTTCAGCCGTCACTGTGCGGGCAAAGGGATCAATGTCGCTCGTATTTTGGCCGATCTGGGTGCCGACGTTACAGTCACCGGCTTTCTCGGCAATAACAACCAGATGGGATTTGAGAGCCTGTTTGAGCAAAAAGGACTGAAAGATCAGTTCTTGCGCGTCGACGGCCGAACTCGAGTCAACATTAAGCTGGCTGAAAGTAATACCCGCACAACCGAGATTAACTTTCCCGGCTTCCATGTTGATACGGCCATTCAGCAACGTTTGTTCGATCAGCTGCGCCATCAGGCGGGCCCTGACTCGTTGTTTATCCTCAGTGGCAGCCTGCCACAAGGTGTCGAGCCGTGGTTCTATGCCGAATTGATCCGCGCCCTGCGTGCCAAAGGCGCGACGGTTTACTTCGACTCCAGTTCAGCCGCGCTGACGGAGGGGGTAAAAGCCGGTCCACATTTGATCAAACCGAACCTGAAAGAGCTGTCGCACTGGTGCGGTAAAGAGATCACCACCTTAGAACAAGCTCTGCCATTCGCTCATCAGTTACACCAAAACGGTGTAGCGCAGGTGGTGATTTCGGCCAGCTGTCAGGGGGCGATCACGGTCAGTGGACAAGGCGTCTTCCGTAGCATGCCGCCGAAGGTCAATGTGGTCTCTGAAGTGGGTGCCGGTGATACTTTGGTAGCCGGTCTGGCTTGGGCGGCCATTAAAGGCTGGGATATTGCCCAAGGGCTGCGTTTTGCCACTGCGCTGGCAAGCTGGACGGTTTCCGATCATGGCGTGCATGTTCCGTCTATGGAAGCGCTGGACTATGTGCTGAACAACACGCAAGTCGAATCGCTCTAA
- a CDS encoding ATP-dependent nuclease has protein sequence MFLERIEMVGFRGINRLSLQLDDNTVLIGENAWGKSSLLDALRLILSPAQELYRFQVSDFYHPPGEETAKERHLHIVLTFCEHTVGHWSADKYQLFSPVCMLGVDNLHRIHFRLEGEWCEDGSVATWRNFIDAAGRSIHVANIDVLIRQLIRLHPVLRLRDARQVRHRAQELTENGVPLEGFSEITDRLAHSLSECPENITNREIREGLEAARQLLEHYFAIHDSAPLPQKRRRIPDLTQHNSWQSLEILRGLAKRPENRNIRLLFLGMFASLLHSRGIDALAPEARPLLIIEDPETRLHPIMLSVAWGVLSELPLQRLTTTNSGELLSYVPVERICRLVRNSNKVSAYRVFPGMLSREDSRRIAFHICFNRAASLFARSWLLVEGETEVWLLTQLASLSGYHFHSEGIKIIEFAQCGLKPLIKFARGMGIEWHVLTDGDDAGKKYAATVRGALRNNDTERERLTFLPVSDMEMYLYREGFASVFHQVAQIPQGIPMSPRRVIDKAIHKSSKPDLALAIVEAAEQRGADSVPRLLRQMFSRVVWLSRGRAG, from the coding sequence ATGTTTCTCGAACGGATTGAGATGGTAGGGTTTCGTGGGATCAACCGCCTGTCACTGCAGCTGGATGATAATACGGTGCTGATCGGGGAAAACGCATGGGGTAAATCCAGTTTGTTGGATGCCTTGCGCCTGATCCTTTCGCCTGCGCAAGAGTTGTATCGTTTTCAGGTCAGTGATTTTTATCACCCGCCGGGAGAAGAGACGGCCAAAGAGCGTCATCTGCACATTGTACTGACCTTTTGCGAGCACACCGTGGGGCATTGGTCTGCGGACAAATACCAGCTATTTAGCCCAGTGTGTATGCTCGGGGTCGATAACCTGCACCGGATCCACTTTCGCCTCGAAGGCGAGTGGTGCGAAGACGGTAGCGTCGCGACGTGGCGCAATTTCATCGATGCTGCAGGGCGTTCGATTCACGTGGCTAATATTGATGTGCTGATCCGGCAACTGATCCGCTTGCATCCGGTTCTGCGTTTACGCGATGCGCGGCAGGTGCGCCATCGGGCGCAGGAGTTGACCGAGAACGGGGTTCCGCTTGAAGGTTTTTCTGAGATAACCGACCGGTTAGCGCACAGCTTAAGTGAATGCCCAGAAAATATTACCAACCGTGAGATCCGTGAAGGCTTGGAGGCCGCGCGCCAACTGTTAGAGCACTATTTTGCCATTCATGACTCAGCCCCTTTGCCGCAAAAACGGCGCCGTATTCCTGATTTAACGCAGCATAACTCATGGCAATCATTGGAGATTTTGCGTGGATTGGCGAAACGGCCAGAAAATCGCAATATTCGTCTGCTGTTTTTGGGTATGTTTGCCAGCTTACTGCATTCGCGCGGCATCGACGCGCTTGCGCCAGAGGCAAGGCCACTGCTGATCATCGAAGATCCAGAAACCCGATTGCACCCGATCATGTTGTCGGTGGCATGGGGCGTGCTATCTGAATTGCCGTTGCAGCGTCTGACTACCACCAACTCGGGTGAGCTGCTTTCCTATGTGCCGGTGGAGCGTATTTGCCGCCTAGTGCGTAACTCCAACAAGGTTTCAGCGTATCGGGTATTCCCTGGCATGCTCAGTCGTGAGGACAGCCGCCGCATCGCTTTCCATATCTGCTTTAACCGCGCAGCTTCTTTATTTGCACGCAGTTGGCTGTTGGTGGAAGGGGAGACGGAGGTGTGGTTGCTGACTCAGCTGGCGAGCTTGTCTGGTTATCATTTCCATTCGGAAGGGATCAAAATCATCGAGTTTGCGCAGTGTGGCTTAAAGCCGCTGATCAAATTTGCCCGCGGGATGGGGATTGAATGGCACGTGCTGACCGATGGTGATGATGCGGGGAAAAAATATGCCGCAACGGTGCGAGGCGCGCTGCGTAACAATGACACTGAGCGAGAGCGGTTAACCTTCTTACCGGTGTCGGATATGGAGATGTATCTATATCGGGAAGGATTTGCTAGCGTTTTTCACCAAGTAGCGCAAATTCCACAGGGCATTCCGATGTCTCCAAGGCGAGTGATCGATAAAGCGATCCACAAAAGCTCGAAACCAGATTTGGCACTGGCGATTGTGGAAGCGGCGGAGCAGCGCGGAGCCGATTCTGTGCCACGTCTGTTGCGACAGATGTTCTCACGGGTGGTTTGGTTATCACGCGGACGAGCCGGTTAA
- a CDS encoding lysine exporter LysO family protein, producing the protein MYSGLLIVIVPLLIGYLLPVRHPRFAPWISKVCGWMVYIILFLMGASLSYLDNLTSNLQHIFSTAVVFFVCICVINMLALCIMDKRWEWRVKLHQQKLPSRLRMAVDSLQLLGVVAGGFILGLLTQPLLANAGKASEYALIFLLWLIGMQLRNSNMPLRQILLNRRGLVIAVVVFFSSLGGGALAAWLLGLPWNTGLAIASGFGWYSLSGIMLTDALGPVLGSAAFFNDLLRELVAIMLIPSLIRRYTSTAVGIGGATAMDFTLPVIQRAGSVDLVPAAIVSGFLLSLSAPVLMALFAL; encoded by the coding sequence ATGTACTCCGGCCTTCTGATTGTAATTGTTCCGCTGTTAATCGGTTATTTGCTCCCCGTTCGTCATCCGCGTTTTGCCCCTTGGATCAGCAAAGTCTGTGGTTGGATGGTGTACATCATTCTGTTTTTGATGGGCGCCAGTCTCTCTTACTTGGATAATTTGACCAGTAACCTACAGCACATTTTTAGCACCGCTGTGGTCTTTTTTGTTTGCATCTGCGTTATCAATATGCTGGCGCTGTGCATCATGGATAAGCGCTGGGAATGGCGCGTAAAACTGCACCAACAAAAGCTGCCTTCGCGCCTGCGGATGGCGGTTGATTCTTTGCAACTGCTCGGGGTGGTCGCCGGCGGTTTTATTCTCGGCTTGCTGACGCAACCTTTACTGGCCAATGCCGGAAAAGCCAGTGAATATGCGCTGATATTCCTGCTCTGGCTGATTGGTATGCAGCTGCGCAACAGTAATATGCCGCTGCGCCAAATCCTGCTTAATCGTCGTGGATTGGTGATTGCCGTGGTGGTGTTTTTCAGTTCATTAGGCGGTGGCGCACTGGCCGCTTGGTTACTGGGTCTACCTTGGAATACCGGTTTAGCGATCGCTTCCGGTTTTGGCTGGTATTCACTATCAGGCATTATGCTGACTGATGCGCTGGGGCCGGTGTTAGGCAGCGCAGCATTCTTTAATGATCTGCTGCGTGAGTTAGTCGCGATTATGCTGATCCCATCGTTGATACGCCGTTATACCTCCACTGCCGTCGGCATTGGTGGCGCTACTGCCATGGATTTCACCCTTCCGGTTATCCAGCGCGCAGGCAGCGTTGATTTAGTGCCCGCCGCGATTGTCAGTGGCTTTTTACTCAGCCTGAGCGCTCCGGTATTAATGGCGCTATTTGCGCTCTAA
- the hcp gene encoding hydroxylamine reductase, giving the protein MYCVQCEQTIRTPAGNGCSYAQGMCGKTAETSDLQDLLVAVLEGLSAWALKARELNIIDDAIDAFVPKAFFSTLTNVNFDSARIIEYTEQAIAMREALATRCRQIEPSAHVELPVAAITLSDLSIPALLAQSADYALNKDKAECGDDIHGLRVLCLYGLKGAAAYLEHARVLEQQDRAIYAQFHAFMAWLGSNPTDVTTLLDNAMAIGRMNFDVMAMLDTGETALYGNPVPTQVNVRPVKGKAILISGHDLKDLKALLEQTEGTGINVYTNGEMLPAHGYPELKKYTHLVGNYGSAWQNQQAEFARFPGPIIMTSNCIIDPNVGNYADRIWTRSIVGWPGVQHLEGEDFSAVIAQAQAMPGFLHTEIEQLITVGFGRETLLGAADTVIDMVAAKQLRHVFLVGGCDGSRGERHYYTDFARAVPQDCLIMTLACGKYRFNTLDFGTIGALPRLLDVGQCNDAYSAIMLAVRLAEKLGCGVNDLPLTLVLSWFEQKAIVILLTLLSLGVKNIYTGPTAPAFLTDNLLAILNEKFGMRPITTVEADLAEMLPTAG; this is encoded by the coding sequence ATGTACTGTGTACAATGTGAGCAAACTATACGAACTCCAGCCGGCAATGGCTGCTCCTACGCACAGGGTATGTGCGGTAAAACCGCCGAAACCTCTGACCTACAAGACTTGCTGGTTGCAGTGCTGGAAGGCTTGTCCGCTTGGGCCTTAAAAGCGCGTGAGCTGAATATTATTGATGATGCTATCGATGCGTTTGTCCCAAAGGCATTTTTCTCTACCCTGACCAACGTTAACTTCGATTCTGCGCGTATTATCGAATACACCGAACAAGCCATTGCCATGCGTGAAGCATTAGCTACACGTTGCCGGCAGATTGAGCCTAGCGCCCATGTTGAGCTGCCCGTTGCCGCAATTACCTTAAGCGATCTGAGCATACCAGCGCTGCTGGCACAATCCGCTGACTATGCCCTGAACAAAGACAAAGCCGAATGCGGCGATGATATCCACGGCTTGCGCGTGCTGTGCCTGTACGGCCTCAAAGGCGCAGCCGCCTATCTGGAGCATGCCCGAGTATTAGAACAACAAGATCGCGCTATTTACGCGCAGTTCCACGCGTTTATGGCGTGGTTAGGCAGCAATCCTACCGATGTCACGACCCTGCTGGATAACGCCATGGCAATTGGCCGCATGAACTTTGATGTAATGGCGATGCTAGATACCGGCGAAACCGCACTGTACGGTAACCCAGTACCGACACAGGTGAACGTGCGTCCGGTAAAAGGCAAAGCGATTTTGATCTCCGGTCACGATCTCAAAGATCTCAAAGCCCTGCTGGAGCAAACCGAAGGCACCGGCATCAATGTGTACACCAACGGTGAAATGCTGCCAGCTCACGGTTATCCCGAGCTGAAAAAATACACTCATCTGGTCGGTAACTACGGTAGCGCTTGGCAAAACCAGCAAGCGGAATTTGCGCGTTTTCCTGGCCCAATCATCATGACCTCCAACTGCATTATCGATCCGAATGTGGGTAACTATGCTGACCGCATCTGGACTCGTAGCATTGTCGGCTGGCCAGGTGTTCAGCATCTGGAAGGCGAAGACTTCTCTGCCGTGATCGCGCAAGCGCAAGCCATGCCAGGCTTCCTGCATACCGAAATCGAACAGCTGATCACCGTGGGTTTTGGTCGGGAAACCCTGCTCGGTGCAGCCGATACCGTGATCGATATGGTCGCCGCCAAGCAACTGCGTCATGTTTTCTTGGTGGGAGGCTGTGATGGTAGCCGTGGTGAGCGCCATTACTACACCGATTTTGCCCGCGCCGTACCGCAAGATTGCCTGATCATGACGCTGGCATGCGGTAAATATCGCTTCAACACCTTGGATTTCGGCACCATCGGCGCGCTGCCACGCTTGCTGGATGTCGGTCAGTGTAACGATGCCTACTCCGCCATCATGCTGGCCGTGCGTTTGGCTGAGAAGCTGGGCTGTGGCGTGAACGATCTGCCATTGACGTTGGTGCTGTCATGGTTCGAGCAAAAAGCCATTGTGATTCTGCTGACCCTGCTGTCGCTCGGAGTGAAAAATATCTATACCGGCCCAACCGCGCCAGCGTTCTTAACCGACAATTTGCTCGCCATTTTGAACGAAAAGTTTGGCATGCGCCCAATCACCACCGTGGAAGCTGACTTAGCAGAGATGCTGCCAACCGCCGGATAA
- the hcr gene encoding NADH oxidoreductase yields the protein MKLTETRAPTASNTHNTSAADFSAAVQDLCHHPMQVLDIHQETRDVWTLSLQPATPYAYQPGQYALVRIGHESHTVRAYTLSSSPDVSTNLSITVRRIANGQGSGWLTEKVNVGDTLWLSDAQGEFTCASHPNNAHYLMLGAGCGITPLMSMARWLLAFRPQTHITLLYHASDVEDLIFADHWQQLAARFPQELTVHLLARQPYWPDELRSRLNQATLEMLVPDIRERIVMTCGPEGYMQSAVQLAKTLGVPAEQIHQEAFFTATEAITHTDNENACSFNEQAAAPNTVRMHIRHALRDIDVPVGTSLLAAMEQHNLPVFAACRAGVCGSCKVQIIAGEVDTTSQSGLTQAEIEQGYVLACSCRIKQNITLA from the coding sequence ATGAAGTTGACTGAAACTCGCGCCCCTACTGCCTCGAACACCCATAATACATCCGCGGCCGATTTCAGCGCCGCAGTACAGGATCTGTGCCACCATCCAATGCAGGTGCTAGATATCCATCAAGAAACCCGAGATGTCTGGACTCTTAGCCTTCAACCAGCAACACCTTATGCCTATCAGCCCGGTCAATATGCACTGGTGCGTATTGGCCATGAAAGCCATACCGTTCGCGCATACACCTTATCTTCTTCGCCTGATGTTTCCACCAATTTAAGTATTACTGTGCGCCGTATTGCGAACGGACAAGGCTCGGGATGGCTTACCGAAAAGGTGAACGTCGGAGATACGCTGTGGCTCAGTGATGCCCAAGGTGAGTTTACCTGTGCATCGCACCCTAATAATGCACACTATCTGATGTTGGGAGCCGGTTGCGGGATCACGCCGCTGATGTCAATGGCGCGCTGGCTGTTAGCGTTTCGCCCACAGACGCACATCACGTTGCTGTATCACGCCAGTGATGTTGAAGATCTGATTTTCGCCGACCATTGGCAGCAACTGGCCGCCCGCTTTCCACAGGAACTCACGGTTCATCTGCTTGCCCGTCAGCCGTATTGGCCTGATGAGCTGCGCTCACGGCTAAATCAAGCTACCTTGGAAATGCTGGTGCCGGATATCCGTGAGCGAATTGTGATGACTTGCGGCCCTGAGGGCTACATGCAAAGCGCGGTACAACTGGCTAAGACATTAGGTGTACCGGCGGAGCAGATCCACCAAGAAGCCTTTTTCACTGCAACTGAAGCGATCACTCATACAGATAACGAAAACGCCTGTTCTTTTAATGAACAAGCCGCCGCCCCTAATACGGTGCGTATGCATATTCGCCATGCCTTGCGTGACATCGATGTGCCAGTGGGTACGTCACTCCTTGCCGCCATGGAGCAGCATAATCTACCAGTATTTGCCGCTTGTCGCGCCGGAGTTTGCGGCTCATGCAAAGTGCAAATTATCGCAGGCGAAGTCGACACCACCAGCCAAAGTGGACTGACGCAAGCAGAGATCGAGCAAGGTTATGTATTGGCGTGCAGCTGCCGAATTAAACAGAACATCACTTTGGCCTAA
- the kch gene encoding voltage-gated potassium channel protein, translated as MSHWAVFKRTTVNLWMAVRHDIAALAVLLNGLLIFKTIYGMSVNLLDIFHIHAFSGLNLSLLANAPLFMLGVFLVLNSLGLLFRAKLAWAISIILLLITLIYTIHFYPYLKFSIGFCIFSILVLVLLRKDFSHSSATAGSIFAFISFATLLFYSTYGSLYLGEGFNPKIHSLMTAFYFSIETMTTVGYGDIVPVSEAARLFTISVIISGITVFATSMTSIFGPLISGGLNRLVKGNKHTMNRKDHFIVCGHSILAINTILQLKQRGQNVTVITNLSEDEANQLEQRLGGKFDIISGDSNDSAVLKKAGIDSCRAILALSDNDADNAFVVLSAKDLSKDVKTVLAVSDSKNLNKIKKVQPDIILSPQLFGSEILARILNGEEIDNNMLVSMLLNSGHGIFTDKDSDKNSDDSATSSEPSDKK; from the coding sequence GTGAGTCACTGGGCTGTATTTAAACGAACAACGGTAAATTTGTGGATGGCCGTTCGGCATGACATTGCGGCATTGGCCGTGTTGCTGAATGGGTTGCTGATTTTTAAAACCATCTATGGCATGTCGGTCAATCTGCTGGATATTTTCCATATCCATGCCTTCTCTGGTTTGAATTTGTCATTATTGGCAAATGCCCCGCTGTTTATGTTGGGGGTATTCCTCGTCCTGAACTCGTTAGGTTTGCTATTTCGGGCCAAACTTGCGTGGGCTATTAGTATTATTCTGCTATTGATCACGCTGATCTACACTATTCATTTTTATCCTTATTTAAAATTCAGTATCGGATTTTGTATTTTTTCTATTCTGGTGCTGGTTTTACTGCGTAAAGATTTTTCCCATAGCAGTGCTACTGCCGGTAGTATTTTTGCCTTCATCAGTTTTGCGACTTTGTTGTTTTACTCAACCTATGGCTCGCTGTATTTAGGGGAAGGATTTAACCCTAAAATTCATAGTCTGATGACGGCATTTTATTTCTCGATAGAGACCATGACCACCGTGGGCTACGGGGATATCGTGCCGGTATCTGAGGCGGCGCGATTATTTACCATCTCGGTCATCATTTCTGGCATTACCGTATTTGCGACATCCATGACTTCTATTTTCGGCCCACTGATCAGTGGAGGGCTGAACCGACTAGTGAAAGGGAACAAGCATACTATGAATCGTAAAGATCACTTTATTGTCTGCGGACATTCCATTTTGGCGATCAATACTATTTTGCAGCTCAAGCAACGTGGTCAAAATGTTACCGTTATCACTAATTTGTCGGAGGATGAAGCCAATCAACTGGAGCAGCGTTTAGGTGGCAAGTTCGATATTATCTCTGGTGACAGTAATGACAGCGCTGTGCTGAAAAAAGCCGGTATCGATAGCTGCCGAGCGATTTTGGCCTTGAGCGATAATGATGCCGATAACGCGTTTGTGGTCTTGTCAGCCAAAGATTTGAGCAAAGACGTGAAAACGGTATTGGCGGTCAGTGACAGCAAAAACCTGAATAAGATTAAAAAAGTTCAGCCAGATATCATTTTGTCGCCGCAATTATTTGGTAGCGAGATTCTAGCTCGGATCTTAAACGGTGAAGAAATCGACAATAATATGTTGGTTTCGATGCTACTCAACTCAGGACACGGTATCTTTACTGATAAAGACAGCGACAAAAACAGTGACGATAGTGCTACCAGCAGTGAGCCATCCGACAAAAAGTAA
- a CDS encoding nuclear transport factor 2 family protein translates to MLAQHQAMIDKFSAAYAELTAEKIAHFPDLYADDVVFMDPVQQIYSVQELQVYFFRIIEQTYYHRVKVIRAFSSDNDVFILWELSYAHANLEQGDDISVEGASHLRLEGERIIFQRNYYDMGAMLYEHIPLISRVVHYMKGKIAGFNRND, encoded by the coding sequence ATGTTAGCGCAACATCAAGCCATGATTGATAAATTCAGCGCCGCGTATGCCGAACTGACTGCCGAGAAAATCGCGCATTTCCCTGATTTGTATGCCGATGATGTGGTGTTTATGGACCCAGTACAGCAAATCTACAGCGTACAAGAGCTGCAGGTCTATTTTTTTCGCATCATTGAGCAAACCTATTATCACCGCGTAAAAGTTATTCGTGCCTTTAGCAGTGATAATGATGTGTTTATCCTCTGGGAGCTCAGTTACGCCCATGCCAATTTGGAGCAAGGGGATGATATTTCCGTGGAAGGAGCTTCACACTTGCGATTGGAAGGCGAACGGATCATTTTTCAGCGTAACTACTATGACATGGGAGCCATGTTATATGAGCATATCCCGCTGATCAGCCGTGTAGTGCATTATATGAAGGGGAAAATTGCGGGTTTTAACCGTAATGACTGA
- a CDS encoding uracil-xanthine permease family protein: MFSQIKQSIAGLQILFVAFGAMVLVPLLTGLNPSMALLGAGVGTLLFQLSTRNQVPIFLGSSFAFIAPIIYATQTWGVPSTMFGLCMAGLMYFLFAGIIRSKGVGFVHRLLPPVVIGPVIMVIGLSVAQVACNMAMGRVNGEQIIPLDTALALAGVSLATTLVTAVFCKGWLRLLPILSGVVVGYSVASFSGMVDFTGLQSAAWLAVPTFITPEVNWAAALFMLPVAIAPCIEHIGGVMAIGGVTGKDYTKTPGLHRTLFGDGLGVCFAGLIGGPPVTTYAEVTGAVMITRNFNVRTMTWAAIFAIILAFFGKFNALLTSIPMPVMGGIMLLLFGSIAAIGLKTLVDAKVDLGASRNIAIVAITLTIGIGSLELKIGSFALAGVGLASLVAVLLNLILPHQVNTEGSDNSSIEEVK, translated from the coding sequence ATGTTCTCCCAGATAAAGCAAAGTATTGCCGGGTTGCAAATTCTGTTTGTCGCCTTCGGTGCTATGGTGCTCGTTCCTCTGTTGACGGGATTGAACCCTTCAATGGCCCTGTTGGGCGCCGGCGTGGGAACACTGTTATTTCAGTTATCAACGCGTAATCAAGTGCCGATCTTTCTGGGATCGAGTTTTGCCTTTATTGCCCCGATTATCTATGCCACCCAAACCTGGGGTGTGCCATCCACTATGTTTGGCCTGTGCATGGCCGGCCTGATGTACTTCCTGTTTGCTGGCATTATCCGCTCCAAAGGGGTGGGCTTTGTGCACCGCTTGTTGCCGCCAGTAGTGATTGGGCCTGTGATCATGGTTATCGGTCTATCAGTGGCGCAAGTGGCCTGTAACATGGCGATGGGCCGTGTGAACGGTGAGCAGATCATCCCGTTGGATACTGCACTGGCGCTGGCTGGCGTATCGCTGGCGACCACGCTGGTTACTGCAGTCTTTTGTAAAGGCTGGCTGCGCTTACTGCCGATTTTATCCGGTGTCGTGGTGGGGTATTCCGTAGCATCATTCTCTGGCATGGTGGATTTCACCGGTCTGCAATCCGCGGCATGGTTGGCGGTGCCAACCTTTATTACGCCGGAAGTGAACTGGGCGGCGGCGCTCTTCATGTTACCGGTGGCGATTGCGCCTTGTATCGAGCATATCGGTGGCGTCATGGCGATTGGTGGCGTAACCGGTAAGGATTACACCAAGACTCCGGGCTTGCACCGCACGCTGTTTGGTGATGGTTTGGGCGTATGCTTTGCTGGTCTGATTGGTGGCCCACCAGTGACCACCTATGCGGAAGTGACTGGTGCAGTGATGATCACCCGTAACTTCAATGTGCGTACCATGACGTGGGCGGCGATTTTTGCCATCATCTTGGCATTCTTCGGTAAGTTCAATGCGCTGCTGACCTCAATCCCGATGCCTGTGATGGGCGGGATCATGCTGCTGCTGTTCGGCTCTATCGCGGCAATTGGTTTGAAAACGCTGGTTGATGCGAAAGTGGATTTAGGCGCTTCCCGCAATATCGCCATCGTAGCAATTACCTTGACGATCGGTATTGGCTCGCTGGAGCTGAAAATCGGCAGCTTTGCGCTGGCAGGTGTAGGTCTGGCATCGCTGGTGGCGGTGTTACTGAACCTGATTTTACCGCATCAAGTGAATACCGAAGGCTCGGATAACTCCTCTATTGAGGAAGTGAAGTAA
- a CDS encoding Grx4 family monothiol glutaredoxin — protein sequence MMETIEKIKQQLAENPIILYMKGSPKLPSCGFSAQAVQALMACGERFAYVDILQNPDIRAELPKFANWPTFPQLWVEGELVGGCDIMLEMAQKGELQALIKETAAKYKDDSAE from the coding sequence CAACAACTGGCTGAAAACCCAATCATTTTGTACATGAAAGGCTCGCCAAAATTACCGAGCTGTGGTTTTTCTGCCCAAGCCGTGCAAGCGCTGATGGCTTGTGGTGAGCGTTTTGCTTACGTTGATATCCTGCAAAACCCAGATATTCGTGCTGAATTGCCAAAATTTGCTAACTGGCCAACCTTCCCACAGCTGTGGGTTGAAGGCGAATTGGTTGGCGGTTGCGACATCATGCTGGAGATGGCGCAAAAGGGCGAACTGCAAGCGTTGATTAAAGAAACCGCAGCGAAGTACAAAGACGACAGCGCAGAATAA